ATTTTGCACAAAATATTCTAGGAACTGTTGATATCAAAGACGTTGGACATGGAAAGAAATAGAGCATCTGCATTGAAAATTTAGCAAATGAGAAAATAGCTGATTGCTTTGATGGTCCCCACATGAGCCTCCATGCTGGGGTCCCTGGAGCCAGTGGCATTGCTTCCCATGTTTAGGGTGTGTCTCTTGACAGAGATGATCAGCAGGGTGGCAGCCAGGATGCACGTGATGAGAGGAACGAAGATGCCCATGTTACAGAAAAGAACCAGGCTGATCACACTGGTCTcagaaaagtaatttttcttaGTGGAGTTGAAGGAGGGGCTAGAAAAAGGATTGTTGCAATGCACAGTGTAGATGTTTTTGAGGAAGAACACACTGTGGCCCAAGGAAACAAACACTGATAGTCACAGAAGCCAGGGCATCAATCCAGAAATTCTCTACTTCAGCTTGAGGAAAAGGGGGTAGGAGAAATCCGCAGTCTTCACGAAGTAGAAGAATCTAAGCCAGGCAGCAAACCAGAGGCTACAATAATTTATGAACATGAAACTTCCTTTGAATGTATCATATACAATGAATGTCTTGATTATAAAACTGTGGGGATGTTGAACTGAAGGTGAGTTCTAGCATCATGAACCTTTGTAGCGCTCTTCTGGATACACTCAGGAAAAGCAGGATCTTGCCACTTGTGGAAACTGCCTTGTTGTGAATCCATTCTGCTGTATTTATAGCCACAATGAACCCATTTGCAGTGATACCAAGGACGCATTCAGTGCCTATAAATATTCACATCAAAATGATGCGAGATGGTGACAATTGATTTTCTGGGGGATTGCAGGTTTCGGTCATCCTGAGTTGTTGCTTCTCTTTGGTGTCTGAGGAAAATGTCTCCCTAGCGTGTGATGGGCAGATTTGTGATAGCTCCCACTATTCATGTCACCAGAAGCAGCAGTTGATGCATCATTTCCCAATCtactccatttgtttattttagaacTCTTAGTTGTAAGTCTGGAGATGCAAATGATGGAAGGAGTTGTTTTCTAATCCTCTCCCGTGTCCTTTCGGATGCCCTGGGGTGTGAGTTCAATCGTGGGGCCCAGGGAGGAACTTGAGTAGACGCTCCTTTATGAATCACTGACATGGTGTTGAGAGCTGTGTTCTTGAGTAGCTCTGGTTAAGTCAACCATCCGTTCACTAAGTCACCGGATAACTGCGTGTCACTTGTGACCGCAGGGAACTGATTGAAAGTAATAATAACTTCCAATATTTATAGCTATGAGCTAGGCCCTGTCCAGACACTTTATACATATCATGAAATTTAAGCCTTACAACAACCCTCTGCAGAATgtacttttattatctccattttccaggggaggaaactgaggctaaataACTTGTCCCAAAgtcaaagagggagagggagacggagaaggagagagagagagttgggattcaaacccgAGTCACATGGTCCCAGAGTCCTTGTTCTTACCCACTATGTTATACTACCTACCCCTGTGGATCCTTTTGTGTGCACCAAAGACTGAAGGCAGGGTTGGCTTAGCTGTAACTTTTTATCCTGTTGGTCTTTTGTGATGCCCTCAGGGCTTAAGGGAAGAATAATTGAGTTGGAAAGAAACCCACCttgtgagatttcttttttcactccTCACACAGAACACTTTACTTTGGACACTTCTGGTCACTAAACacgtgtggtttttttttccccacagcaaACAATTCTGCAACGCTGTCTCGGtgccctacaatttaactcaattctgacactatctacctggagttgACATCAGATCCacaggtttagggctcagtcccACCAGACTGCCCTCCATTTCAGATGCCAATCCCAAGTCTAGGTTGTCACCTGGACTTATTGGTTATAAGTTAAGAGTTAGGACCCTCTTTTTGGTTTCAGTTAATTTGCTGGAGTGGCTCACGGAGCTCAAGAAAACAGCTTATTTACATTTACCGATTTATTATAAAAGGTTATGATCATAGATGAACACCCAGACGGAAGAGGTGCATAGAGCAAGGTCGTGGGAAGGGGCATGGAGCTTCCACGCCCCCTTTGGGGTACCACACCCCGAGCACCTCATGTGTTCACCAGTCTGAAAGCTCTTTGAACCCAGTCCTTTTGGGTTTTAATGGAGGCTTTGTTACATAGGTGCAGTTGATtaagtcattggccattggtTATTGTTTCAACCTCCAGCCTCTCCCCCTTTCCTGGAAAcctgggggtgggactgaaagttccaaccttgTATTCGCCCTCGGTTTTCCTGGCAATCAGTCCGCACCCTTAGGTGTGTTCCAAAAGTCACCTTGTTAACATAACAAAGGCATTTTTGTTGATCTCCTCActgaggaaattccaagggtcttGGGAGCTCTGTGCGGGAaaaggggacaaagaccaaatgtattTCTTATGATAAATCACAATAGCACAATAGTAAAGCAAGAAGACACTGATTTTCTGAGACAAACCTCttgtacaaaataaattgagagataataaatctctatataaaaatgattgtacacacacacacttataggcccacaaacacatatttacctttcattttaaacaaatcactAGGAAAATAAGGGTTGAAGGAAAAGTTCCGTGCTCCTTTACAAGGTAGGCAAATCAACATAGGGTAAAAATAATACCCCAAGTCACCTAATCTACTTTGGAATAGTCAaaccaaaagagatgaagaatcagttttatcttggggaagttgtttctgattttaaaatgtaagcacaatacacatgatgataaaatggacttctcaactcagaataaatgaatttttatgagTGTACATAACTCTAAAGTAATGATAATGAAGTAATTCAAATAAAGGGAAGGTTGGTGTGTGAGAtgtctccaaaatttttcataCTATTTGGTTTTCCCTTTACTTAGGACTTCTTTTAAACAAGGCGAAAACTTAAGGTTTTCTGGCCTGTTTTGGACAAGTTGTTATGAATTTTAGCATCTCATCTTTAAATCTCTATTCTTGAACTCCAAATGTTTCCCTCGATTACAGTGTACAGTAATAAACAACTGCTACTCTCTGCTTGTTCCCACCCACTTGTACAAGTAAGTCTGTAGTATTTCAGGACCTCTGATTTGGTTTTCAAGAGGCTTTTTCTTGTCACTGGCTCTCCTCCATTTCTGCTGACCCAGGCTTCCAAGAGTGTGAGGGATAATGGGATACACTCTCCGAAGAGTTTGAtgcctctctttttatttgtgttgctcatcactgtattaaaaacataaaattctaactgagtaaatttgaagatcgaattgg
Above is a genomic segment from Balaenoptera acutorostrata chromosome 7, mBalAcu1.1, whole genome shotgun sequence containing:
- the TAS2R39 gene encoding LOW QUALITY PROTEIN: taste receptor type 2 member 39 (The sequence of the model RefSeq protein was modified relative to this genomic sequence to represent the inferred CDS: inserted 1 base in 1 codon; deleted 1 base in 1 codon; substituted 5 bases at 5 genomic stop codons), producing the protein MTETCNPPENQLSPSRIILMXIFIGTECVLGITANGFIVAINTAEWIHNKAVSTSGKILLFLSVSRRALQRFMMLELTFSSTSPQFYNQDIIVYDTFKGSFMFINYCSLWFAAWLRFFYFVKTADFSYPLFLKLKXRISGLMPWLLXLSVFVSLGHSVFFLKNIYTVHCNNPFSSPSFNSTKKNYFSETSVISLVLFCNMGIFVPLITCILAATLLIISVKRHTLNMGSNATGSRDPSMEAHVGTIKAISYFLICXIFNADALFLSMSNVFDINSSXNILCKIIMAAYPVGHSILLIQDNPGLRRAWXRLQAHVHLYLKE